A genomic stretch from Petrimonas mucosa includes:
- a CDS encoding DEAD/DEAH box helicase: MRTFEELGIAPEIWRAIQEMGFEQPMPVQEEVIPQLLANTRDIIALAQTGTGKTAAFGLPVIQKTDLDLHAPQTLILCPTRELCLQIAGDLTDFSKYVDDIKILPVYGGSSIESQIKALRRGVHVIVATPGRLIDLINRKTVSLENVRTVVLDEADEMLHMGFTESIDEILSYVPNNRSMLLFSATMPQEIAKITRKYMSNPMEITIGRKNEGAQNVKHIYFMVHAKDKYLALKRIVDYYPNIYGIVFCRTRKETQEIADKLIQDGYDADSLHGDLSQAQRDYVMNKFRLRNLQLLIATDVAARGLDVDDITHVINFGLPDDYEVYTHRSGRTGRAGKTGSSISIIHTKEKGKVSQIEKLINKKFEYRQVPKGDLICEKQLFNFVDKIEKVKVQEEEIARLLPSVFKKLDWLEKEDIIKRMVSLEFNRLIDYYQAADEIEEPREQGNRRDERGKGKKYDRGESGPKKAEKGYSRFFINIGKVDGANPANLMGFINDYVPGKIRIGRIDLMKNFSFFEVPEESARQLLKSFKGVFVEDRKVVVEPADSHTGEGKKNRGERSKADFAPSKKGKKRYY, translated from the coding sequence ATGAGAACTTTTGAAGAACTTGGGATTGCCCCGGAAATTTGGCGTGCAATCCAGGAGATGGGTTTTGAACAGCCCATGCCCGTGCAGGAGGAAGTGATTCCGCAACTGCTGGCAAATACCCGTGATATTATTGCTTTGGCTCAAACTGGAACCGGAAAAACAGCCGCTTTTGGCCTACCGGTAATACAGAAAACAGACCTCGATTTACATGCACCACAAACGCTGATCCTTTGCCCCACCAGGGAGCTTTGTCTACAGATCGCGGGTGACCTGACCGATTTTTCCAAATATGTTGACGATATAAAGATTCTTCCCGTTTATGGCGGATCAAGCATCGAAAGCCAGATCAAAGCTTTGAGACGTGGAGTTCATGTTATAGTTGCCACTCCCGGAAGATTGATCGATTTGATAAACCGGAAGACCGTTTCACTTGAAAACGTCCGGACAGTAGTACTGGATGAAGCGGACGAAATGCTGCATATGGGATTTACTGAAAGTATCGATGAAATTTTGTCTTACGTCCCCAACAACCGCAGCATGTTGCTCTTTTCCGCAACTATGCCCCAGGAGATAGCAAAGATCACACGCAAGTATATGTCAAACCCCATGGAGATAACCATCGGGAGAAAAAACGAGGGGGCACAGAATGTGAAGCATATCTACTTCATGGTTCATGCAAAAGATAAATACCTTGCACTGAAACGTATTGTAGACTACTATCCCAATATTTACGGAATTGTTTTTTGCCGGACGAGAAAAGAGACGCAAGAGATTGCAGACAAGCTCATTCAGGATGGTTACGATGCCGACTCGTTGCATGGCGACTTGTCGCAGGCGCAACGCGATTACGTCATGAACAAATTCCGCTTGCGGAACCTGCAGCTGCTGATCGCGACCGACGTGGCAGCCCGTGGTCTGGATGTGGACGACATCACCCATGTAATCAATTTCGGACTGCCTGACGATTACGAAGTATATACACACCGTAGCGGTCGCACAGGCAGAGCAGGGAAAACCGGTAGTTCCATCTCCATTATCCACACCAAGGAGAAAGGCAAGGTAAGCCAGATTGAGAAGCTTATCAATAAAAAGTTTGAATATCGCCAGGTACCCAAAGGGGATCTCATCTGCGAAAAGCAGCTGTTCAACTTTGTGGATAAAATTGAGAAGGTAAAGGTTCAGGAGGAAGAGATTGCCCGTTTGTTGCCTTCGGTATTCAAAAAACTCGACTGGCTGGAAAAGGAGGATATTATCAAACGGATGGTTTCGCTCGAGTTTAACCGGTTGATCGACTATTACCAGGCTGCAGACGAGATCGAAGAGCCTAGGGAGCAGGGCAATAGGAGAGATGAGCGCGGCAAAGGCAAAAAGTATGACAGAGGCGAGTCTGGTCCGAAAAAGGCAGAAAAGGGCTACTCCCGTTTTTTTATCAATATTGGAAAGGTGGATGGAGCCAATCCGGCTAACCTGATGGGTTTTATCAATGATTATGTACCCGGGAAGATCAGGATAGGACGAATCGACCTGATGAAGAACTTTTCGTTTTTTGAAGTTCCCGAAGAGAGTGCAAGGCAACTCCTCAAATCTTTCAAGGGTGTATTTGTGGAAGATAGAAAGGTAGTGGTTGAACCGGCTGACAGTCACACAGGGGAAGGCAAAAAAAATAGGGGAGAGAGGTCGAAAGCGGATTTCGCTCCTTCCAAAAAAGGGAAAAAGCGATACTATTGA
- a CDS encoding tyrosine-protein phosphatase has product MKRKNCLFISAFFLLFAAGCASTVKITSVAERTKDGELLLKWEVSPDQEGSINIYSSQTDGDISSFTPVKTSNISDQVTVINPSSPDIREFYILKTTSAYSGIVADRIIEMGNIKNFRDLGGYFTRSDQQMKWGKIFRSGDLSSATLYDQERIRRLNIKTIIDFRSEKTAGKYPILVHPNIRKISLPIIPMDTEKINEMMSDEKLTRSDAIRNVQDSYIGIIENYKNEFAEMFNILTDENNYPVLLSGSLGKDRVGLASFFILYALGIPQNIIIDDYLLSRQTIDVLTIAENVKTKPEYFQEAVTALMSVNHAYINYTIDYINQKYGSIDSYIEKELKLTPGKKTLLRKHLLYNQ; this is encoded by the coding sequence GTGAAAAGAAAAAATTGTCTGTTTATTTCGGCATTTTTTTTGTTGTTTGCTGCAGGTTGCGCATCAACAGTTAAAATAACGTCAGTAGCAGAAAGGACCAAGGACGGCGAGTTACTTCTCAAGTGGGAAGTGAGTCCCGATCAGGAAGGGAGTATCAATATCTATTCATCCCAAACGGACGGTGATATCTCTTCATTTACTCCGGTGAAAACGTCCAATATTTCCGATCAGGTAACGGTTATCAACCCTTCAAGCCCGGATATAAGGGAGTTTTACATACTTAAAACCACCTCAGCCTATTCCGGCATCGTGGCAGACCGGATTATCGAGATGGGCAATATCAAGAATTTCAGGGATCTGGGTGGTTACTTCACCCGTAGCGATCAGCAGATGAAGTGGGGCAAGATTTTCAGATCGGGTGATTTGAGCAGTGCAACACTTTACGATCAGGAGCGGATACGACGCTTGAACATCAAAACCATCATCGATTTCAGGTCAGAGAAAACTGCGGGTAAATATCCCATTCTTGTTCATCCCAATATCAGGAAGATCTCATTGCCCATCATTCCAATGGATACGGAAAAGATCAATGAGATGATGAGTGACGAGAAGTTGACACGCAGCGATGCAATTCGCAATGTCCAGGATTCCTACATCGGCATTATCGAGAACTACAAGAATGAATTTGCCGAGATGTTCAATATCCTTACCGACGAAAACAACTATCCGGTACTGCTCAGTGGATCGCTTGGCAAGGACAGGGTGGGGCTTGCCTCGTTTTTCATCCTCTATGCATTGGGAATCCCTCAAAATATCATTATTGACGATTACCTTCTGTCGCGTCAGACCATTGATGTGTTGACCATTGCTGAAAATGTCAAGACAAAGCCCGAATATTTTCAGGAAGCGGTAACTGCACTGATGTCGGTAAATCACGCCTATATCAATTATACGATCGATTACATCAATCAGAAATATGGCTCAATTGACAGTTATATTGAGAAAGAACTTAAGTTGACCCCGGGAAAAAAAACATTATTGCGTAAACATTTGCTCTATAATCAATAA